The following coding sequences are from one Candidatus Binatia bacterium window:
- the mtnA gene encoding S-methyl-5-thioribose-1-phosphate isomerase yields MVRTVEWRNGTVVMIDQRLLPGQEVYRVCRDYREVARAIKDMVIRGAPAIGVAAAFGIALGMRQARRDAPAAFERICQTFAATRPTAVNLFWAIERMRRTFAGVRTHSLDDIRDALRREAQAIHDEDIAANRALGQYGAALVPRGAQVLTHCNAGALATAGYGTALGIVRAAHEAGKRITVMATETRPFLQGARLTAWELKAERIPVTLITDSMAGHFMRGGKISCVIVGADRVAANGDVANKIGTYTLAALAHRHRIPFYVAAPTSTLDLDCPDGDHIPIEDRDPAEVTHIGNRQIAPTGIAVANPAFDVTPHQLVTAIVTERGVARAPYKTSLRRLALGQRRQAHRRKASERT; encoded by the coding sequence ATGGTGCGAACCGTCGAGTGGCGTAACGGAACCGTGGTGATGATCGATCAGCGCCTGCTGCCGGGGCAGGAGGTGTATCGCGTCTGCCGCGATTATCGGGAAGTGGCGCGCGCGATCAAAGACATGGTCATCCGTGGCGCGCCGGCCATCGGGGTAGCCGCGGCCTTCGGCATCGCCCTCGGCATGCGCCAGGCACGACGCGATGCGCCCGCTGCCTTCGAGCGCATCTGTCAGACGTTCGCCGCAACGCGGCCGACGGCCGTCAACTTGTTCTGGGCCATCGAGCGGATGCGCCGCACCTTCGCCGGCGTGCGCACGCACAGCCTCGATGACATCCGCGATGCCCTGCGGCGCGAAGCCCAGGCGATACACGACGAGGACATCGCGGCGAACCGCGCCCTCGGCCAATACGGGGCCGCATTGGTGCCGCGCGGGGCGCAGGTGTTGACACATTGTAACGCCGGCGCACTGGCCACCGCGGGCTACGGCACCGCCCTCGGCATCGTGCGCGCGGCCCACGAGGCCGGGAAGCGCATCACGGTCATGGCCACGGAAACCCGCCCCTTCCTCCAGGGCGCGCGGCTCACCGCCTGGGAGCTGAAGGCGGAGCGCATCCCGGTCACCCTCATCACCGACAGCATGGCCGGCCACTTCATGCGCGGCGGCAAGATCTCGTGCGTCATCGTCGGAGCCGACCGCGTGGCGGCGAACGGCGACGTCGCCAACAAGATCGGCACCTATACCCTGGCGGCGTTGGCACACCGGCACCGCATCCCGTTTTACGTCGCCGCGCCCACATCAACTCTCGATCTCGATTGTCCGGACGGCGACCACATCCCGATTGAGGACCGCGATCCGGCCGAAGTAACCCACATCGGGAATCGTCAGATCGCACCGACCGGAATCGCCGTCGCCAATCCCGCCTTCGATGTCACGCCGCACCAACTGGTCACCGCTATCGTCACCGAGCGTGGCGTGGCCCGCGCCCCCTACAAGACGAGCTTGCGCCGGCTCGCGCTCGGACAGCGGCGCCAAGCGCATCGCCGCAAAGCTTCGGAGCGAACCTAG